From Sporosarcina sp. 6E9, a single genomic window includes:
- a CDS encoding alpha/beta hydrolase: MRKIKINWKMILLLVPVVFLVIQVAGSFFFYELAIKRGEKEYLQKNADLEVSAETMALYTKGQWKDWVASQDFEPMNIVSRDGMELSGYYLSASMPTNKLVILTHGYLGNAKQMGLFGQYYHEELGFNIFMADARGHGKSEGDYYGFGWPDRLDLIDWTEKLVDKLGADTEVVYHGLSMGAATVLMASGEEGLPRQVKAIVADSPYKSVYQLFAYQMDRMFHLPAFPLLDSTSLLTKIRAGYLFKEASALREVGKTNVPILYVHGNDDTFVPVAMAKELYQHTSSEAELYLVDGANHGESFAMQKAEYKNKVQHFLSNYLNLVAEK, from the coding sequence ATGAGAAAGATAAAAATAAATTGGAAAATGATTTTGCTGCTCGTCCCGGTCGTTTTTCTGGTGATTCAAGTTGCAGGTAGTTTCTTTTTTTATGAGTTAGCAATCAAAAGGGGAGAGAAAGAATACTTGCAGAAGAATGCAGATTTAGAAGTGTCTGCGGAAACAATGGCGTTATATACGAAGGGGCAATGGAAAGACTGGGTGGCCAGTCAAGACTTTGAACCAATGAATATAGTTTCTCGAGACGGCATGGAACTATCCGGGTACTATTTAAGTGCTTCCATGCCGACGAATAAGCTTGTCATTTTGACGCACGGTTATTTAGGGAACGCGAAACAAATGGGGCTATTCGGTCAGTATTACCATGAGGAGTTAGGTTTTAATATTTTCATGGCTGATGCAAGAGGACATGGAAAGAGCGAAGGCGATTATTATGGGTTCGGTTGGCCGGATCGACTGGACTTGATTGATTGGACTGAAAAGCTGGTGGATAAACTAGGCGCTGACACCGAAGTCGTTTACCATGGATTATCGATGGGTGCTGCAACTGTTTTAATGGCTAGCGGGGAAGAAGGATTGCCACGTCAGGTCAAGGCCATCGTCGCGGACAGTCCGTATAAGTCTGTTTACCAATTATTTGCTTATCAAATGGATCGCATGTTTCACCTACCCGCATTTCCTTTGTTGGATAGTACGAGTCTATTAACAAAGATTCGGGCAGGCTATTTATTTAAAGAAGCGAGCGCATTACGAGAAGTCGGAAAAACGAATGTCCCGATTCTGTATGTACATGGAAACGACGACACTTTTGTTCCAGTAGCAATGGCCAAAGAATTGTATCAACATACATCGAGTGAAGCAGAACTCTATCTGGTCGATGGGGCGAATCACGGTGAATCTTTTGCCATGCAGAAGGCTGAGTATAAAAATAAAGTCCAACACTTCTTAAGCAACTACCTCAATTTAGTTGCCGAGAAGTAA